One Thomasclavelia spiroformis DSM 1552 DNA window includes the following coding sequences:
- a CDS encoding M15 family metallopeptidase — MKLKRWHLYVVVTLCFCIAFISINRKYDEFYRVNGINNDNRALIEMYLDDEEQEYLIENAIAVNEFIKYIEIPDFNLMNYKFYNALDKINKYPDLNNLISVGNQLADKLEVSFASRALSYCDILIKNDLVEAYINQENFDFDNIEYYQMLRAIYDETDYTYVSDTNNYLNKMKEIDQLDDNELYDSFKQLCVNYNKTSLATLFNQDLLPNAKRIYNPSKLSIVINNETFIGGYEPKKLVIASGIPRIKHFMYLQEETYQNLLEMYRACYKECDKGLILTKSFIGYDVALLEDRGVVAGYNEYQLGSTVDLQKSEISVKDFNQTDIYAWLMEHSYEYGFILRYPADKVEVTGHEYSPTTFRYVGKEIATILHNQNLALEEYKDNKE, encoded by the coding sequence ATGAAATTAAAGAGATGGCATTTATATGTAGTAGTAACGTTATGTTTTTGTATTGCATTTATTTCAATAAATCGTAAATATGATGAGTTTTATCGAGTGAATGGAATTAATAATGATAATCGAGCATTGATTGAAATGTATTTAGATGATGAAGAACAAGAGTATTTGATTGAAAATGCAATTGCAGTCAATGAGTTTATTAAATATATTGAAATTCCGGATTTTAATTTAATGAATTATAAGTTTTATAATGCTTTGGATAAAATAAATAAATATCCTGATTTAAATAATTTGATTAGTGTGGGTAATCAGTTGGCAGATAAATTAGAGGTATCTTTTGCAAGTAGGGCTTTAAGTTATTGTGATATATTGATTAAAAATGATCTTGTAGAAGCATATATTAATCAAGAAAATTTTGATTTTGATAATATTGAATATTATCAGATGTTAAGAGCTATTTATGATGAAACTGATTATACATATGTGAGTGATACAAATAATTATTTAAATAAAATGAAAGAGATTGATCAATTAGATGATAATGAATTATATGATAGTTTTAAGCAATTATGTGTTAATTATAATAAAACTTCATTAGCAACACTATTTAATCAAGATCTATTACCGAATGCTAAAAGAATATATAATCCAAGTAAATTATCTATAGTTATAAATAATGAGACATTTATAGGGGGTTATGAACCTAAAAAATTAGTCATTGCCTCAGGAATTCCAAGAATTAAACATTTTATGTATTTACAAGAAGAAACATATCAAAATCTATTAGAAATGTATCGTGCTTGTTATAAAGAATGTGATAAGGGGCTTATTTTAACTAAATCATTTATTGGATATGATGTGGCTCTTTTAGAAGATCGAGGTGTAGTAGCTGGGTATAATGAGTATCAATTAGGAAGTACTGTTGATTTACAAAAATCAGAAATAAGCGTAAAAGATTTTAACCAAACCGATATTTACGCTTGGCTAATGGAACATAGTTATGAATATGGTTTTATTTTACGTTATCCAGCAGATAAAGTAGAAGTAACTGGACATGAATATAGTCCAACTACATTTAGATATGTAGGTAAAGAAATCGCTACTATTTTACATAATCAAAATTTAGCATTAGAAGAATATAAAGATAATAAGGAGTAA
- a CDS encoding helix-turn-helix domain-containing protein, with protein MNIILTPREREVFTLLINNHSTKEIAQILKISEKTVRNHISNVIQKLGVDSRIQAVFELVRLKELEF; from the coding sequence GTGAATATCATTCTTACTCCAAGAGAAAGAGAGGTTTTTACTCTTTTAATAAATAATCATTCAACTAAAGAAATTGCTCAAATATTAAAGATTAGCGAAAAAACGGTTCGTAATCATATTTCTAATGTTATTCAAAAATTAGGAGTTGATTCAAGAATTCAAGCGGTTTTTGAATTGGTTAGATTAAAGGAATTGGAGTTTTAA
- the uvrC gene encoding excinuclease ABC subunit UvrC: MNRKMIKDKLSLLPLLPGCYLMKDKNGDVIYVGKAKKLKNRVSSYFVGAHNYKTTKLVHEIVDFDYIVTDSEKEALLLEINLIKDYSPKYNISFMDNKYYPYIQLTKERHPRLKIVRNAQDKKHRHFGPFPDGTAARETFKLLNRLYPLRKCNHIPKKPCLYYSLNQCLAPCIQTVNEETYKQITSNITKFIQGDTKQIINELQEKMYNASEVQNYELAKECRDLISHIQHVTSKQHVQFNDLVDRDIVGYYHDKGYLCLQLFFMRNGKLLARDLNLVPMQDDFQEQIISFLVLFYQENTEPKELLVPKELDVSLLQEIIKCKIIKPQKGNKANLVAMANENAKEQLEKKFLLIQKNEASTIGAIKQLGSLLNIDLPRRIELFDNSNIQGSYAVAGMVCFKDGLPSKKDYRKFKIKTVEGPDDYASMKEVIYRRYYRVLMENLERPDLIIVDGGKGQIKVAKEVIDSLNLNIMVCGLAKDDKHSTSMLLDSEGNEVAIDKKSELFFLLVRMQDEVHRYAISFHKNVRSKSLFQSILDNVEGIGPKRKKLLLKEFGSVKQLKEASLEQLEKVLPKEVAANLFNVLKKDT; the protein is encoded by the coding sequence ATGAACCGTAAAATGATAAAAGATAAGCTTTCTTTATTACCGCTATTACCTGGTTGTTATTTGATGAAAGATAAAAACGGTGATGTTATTTATGTTGGAAAAGCTAAGAAATTAAAAAATCGTGTTTCTTCTTATTTTGTTGGAGCTCATAATTATAAAACAACTAAATTAGTTCATGAAATTGTTGATTTTGATTATATTGTTACTGATTCTGAAAAAGAAGCTTTGTTATTAGAAATAAATCTAATCAAAGATTATTCACCAAAATACAATATCTCTTTTATGGATAATAAATATTATCCATACATCCAACTTACTAAAGAAAGACATCCCCGTTTAAAAATTGTCAGAAATGCCCAAGATAAAAAACATCGTCATTTTGGACCATTTCCCGATGGAACTGCTGCAAGAGAAACATTTAAATTATTAAATCGTCTATATCCATTAAGAAAATGTAATCACATTCCTAAAAAACCATGTTTATATTATTCCTTAAATCAGTGCCTAGCACCATGTATTCAAACAGTAAATGAAGAAACATATAAACAAATAACATCAAATATTACTAAATTTATTCAAGGGGATACTAAGCAAATAATTAATGAATTGCAAGAAAAAATGTATAATGCTAGTGAAGTGCAAAATTATGAATTGGCTAAAGAATGTCGTGATTTAATTAGTCATATTCAACATGTTACTAGTAAACAACATGTTCAGTTTAATGATTTAGTTGATCGTGATATTGTTGGATATTATCATGATAAAGGATATTTGTGTTTGCAATTATTTTTTATGCGTAATGGTAAGCTTTTGGCCCGTGATTTGAACTTAGTACCAATGCAAGATGATTTTCAAGAACAAATTATTTCTTTTTTAGTGTTATTTTATCAAGAAAATACGGAACCAAAGGAATTATTAGTACCAAAAGAATTGGATGTTTCGTTATTGCAGGAAATTATTAAATGTAAAATTATCAAACCCCAAAAAGGAAATAAAGCTAATTTAGTAGCTATGGCCAATGAAAATGCTAAGGAACAATTGGAAAAGAAATTTTTATTGATTCAAAAAAATGAAGCTTCTACAATTGGTGCAATTAAGCAATTAGGTTCATTGTTGAATATTGACTTACCTAGAAGAATTGAATTATTTGATAACTCTAATATTCAAGGATCGTATGCTGTTGCTGGAATGGTTTGTTTTAAAGATGGATTGCCATCTAAAAAAGATTATCGAAAATTTAAAATTAAGACAGTTGAAGGACCTGATGATTATGCAAGTATGAAAGAAGTAATTTATCGACGTTATTATCGGGTTTTAATGGAAAATTTAGAAAGACCGGATTTAATTATTGTCGATGGTGGTAAAGGGCAAATCAAAGTAGCTAAAGAAGTAATTGATAGTTTGAATTTAAATATTATGGTTTGTGGCTTAGCTAAAGATGATAAACACTCTACTTCAATGCTTTTAGATAGCGAAGGTAATGAAGTTGCTATTGATAAAAAAAGTGAATTATTCTTTTTATTAGTTAGGATGCAAGATGAAGTACATCGTTATGCAATAAGTTTTCATAAAAATGTTCGTTCAAAGTCATTGTTTCAATCAATTCTTGATAATGTTGAAGGAATTGGACCGAAACGTAAAAAATTATTATTAAAAGAATTTGGCAGTGTTAAACAATTAAAAGAAGCAAGTTTAGAACAATTAGAAAAAGTGTTACCCAAAGAAGTAGCAGCTAATCTTTTTAACGTTTTGAAAAAAGACACGTAA
- a CDS encoding endonuclease MutS2, producing MKNIYDTLEFNQIKNKVISFCVGNLAKDKITKLQPFDDLDDLKLNQKYLDQAMQLIYKYGRLPIGYYNDIETLLSKANKDGMLFGEDFVQIVYLLNNVKEIINYLSDKELEENELIQLCNQFILPKQLLKEINRCIDSSGNVLDSASKELRRIRRQILSIETNIRAKMEQIKVANKDYLSQEAISSRNNHLVLPVKAGNKNSVKGIVHAVSATGSTMFIEPEVIVAMNNQLIHARDDEIKEINRILMELSKQVKDNYDCLHENQELLVKVDVIFAKAGYGIQIDGVVPSINEDYANFSLIKARHPLIDRDKVVANSIVLTSPKRILLISGSNTGGKTVVLKTAGLLSLMGLCAMAVPCNQATIPMFDQICVDLGDEQSIEQSLSTFSSHMKRLVEITNEATEKSLVLLDEIGSGTDPKEGQSIAEAILRYLHQVNPIIVASTHYSGLKEYAKNEEYILVAAVEFDQENMKPTYRLIEGSVGNSYAIEISSRLGLKKEIVELAYQIKESSLTDSDKLLEKLQDELAQIQIQKDQLEALNHEATNKINKYNRLISNFEKQKDDLMEKAKKEANQLLEDSKQEIDLVVEDLKKQAVLKQHVVIDAKRNLDLLKHEEKKVVNETNHVYQVGDIVKVLSANRQGEILSINRKGILTIDMSGLKLNAKPEEVSFISKKVKPKKVKSNLKALRKSTNQSFELNIIGKRYEEAMALVDKFLDDALVNNYSMVRIIHGMGTGVLRNGVRKLLDKNKYVVSYRDGGPNEGGLGATLVYFE from the coding sequence ATGAAAAACATATATGATACATTAGAATTTAATCAAATTAAAAATAAAGTTATAAGTTTTTGTGTAGGAAATTTAGCTAAAGATAAAATTACTAAATTACAGCCCTTTGATGATTTAGACGATTTAAAATTAAACCAAAAGTATCTTGATCAAGCGATGCAGCTTATTTATAAATATGGTCGTTTACCAATTGGATACTACAATGATATTGAAACTTTATTATCAAAAGCTAATAAAGATGGGATGTTATTTGGTGAAGATTTTGTACAAATAGTTTATTTATTAAATAATGTTAAAGAAATAATTAATTATTTATCAGATAAAGAATTAGAAGAAAATGAATTGATTCAATTATGTAATCAATTCATTTTACCAAAACAACTATTAAAAGAAATTAATCGTTGTATTGATAGTAGTGGTAATGTTTTAGATAGTGCTAGTAAAGAATTACGTCGAATCAGAAGACAAATATTATCGATTGAAACAAATATTAGAGCTAAAATGGAACAAATTAAAGTTGCCAATAAAGATTATTTATCACAAGAAGCTATTTCTAGTCGTAATAATCATTTGGTTTTACCGGTTAAAGCTGGAAATAAAAATAGTGTTAAAGGAATTGTTCATGCTGTTTCAGCTACTGGTTCGACAATGTTTATTGAACCAGAAGTGATTGTAGCAATGAATAATCAGTTGATTCATGCTCGTGATGATGAAATCAAAGAAATTAATCGAATTTTAATGGAACTTTCAAAACAAGTTAAAGATAATTATGATTGTTTACATGAAAATCAAGAATTATTAGTAAAAGTTGATGTAATTTTTGCTAAAGCTGGTTATGGAATTCAAATTGATGGTGTTGTTCCTAGTATTAACGAAGATTATGCTAATTTTAGTTTAATTAAAGCTCGTCATCCGTTGATTGATCGTGATAAAGTTGTTGCAAATAGTATTGTTTTAACTAGTCCTAAGCGAATATTGTTAATCAGTGGATCAAATACTGGAGGAAAGACAGTAGTTTTAAAAACAGCTGGGTTATTAAGTTTAATGGGATTATGTGCAATGGCGGTTCCTTGTAATCAAGCAACGATTCCAATGTTTGATCAAATATGTGTTGATTTAGGTGACGAACAGTCAATTGAACAATCATTATCAACATTTTCAAGTCATATGAAACGTTTAGTTGAAATTACTAATGAGGCAACTGAAAAATCGTTAGTTTTATTAGATGAAATTGGTTCGGGGACTGATCCTAAAGAGGGTCAAAGTATTGCAGAAGCAATTTTACGATATTTACATCAAGTAAATCCAATTATCGTAGCTTCTACACATTATTCTGGTTTAAAGGAATATGCCAAAAATGAAGAATATATTTTAGTAGCTGCAGTAGAATTCGATCAAGAAAATATGAAACCGACATATCGTTTAATTGAAGGTAGTGTTGGTAATTCATATGCTATTGAGATTTCTTCAAGATTAGGTTTAAAAAAAGAAATTGTTGAATTAGCTTATCAAATTAAAGAAAGTAGTTTGACTGATAGTGATAAATTATTGGAAAAGCTTCAAGATGAATTAGCCCAAATTCAGATTCAAAAAGATCAATTAGAAGCTTTAAATCATGAAGCTACTAATAAGATAAATAAATATAATCGTTTAATTAGTAATTTTGAAAAACAAAAAGATGATTTAATGGAAAAAGCTAAAAAAGAAGCTAATCAATTATTAGAAGATTCAAAACAAGAAATTGATTTAGTCGTTGAGGATTTAAAAAAACAAGCAGTATTAAAACAACATGTTGTTATTGATGCTAAAAGAAATCTTGATTTATTAAAACATGAAGAAAAGAAAGTTGTTAATGAAACAAATCATGTTTATCAAGTGGGGGATATTGTTAAAGTATTGTCTGCTAATCGTCAAGGAGAAATTCTTTCAATTAATAGAAAAGGGATTTTAACAATTGATATGAGTGGTTTAAAACTAAATGCTAAACCTGAAGAAGTTAGCTTTATTTCTAAAAAAGTTAAACCTAAAAAAGTTAAATCAAATCTTAAAGCATTACGTAAATCAACAAATCAAAGTTTTGAATTAAATATAATTGGTAAACGCTATGAAGAAGCAATGGCACTTGTTGATAAATTTTTAGATGATGCCTTAGTAAATAATTATTCAATGGTAAGAATTATTCATGGTATGGGTACTGGTGTTTTAAGAAATGGTGTGCGTAAATTACTTGATAAAAATAAATATGTAGTTAGTTATCGTGATGGCGGTCCTAACGAAGGAGGGCTAGGGGCAACCTTAGTATATTTTGAATAA
- a CDS encoding CvpA family protein — protein sequence MDFAINSLIIDVIIVFILLIMLILGYIKGFVYRGYDLMATIVSLVISLYASSPLANIFKIYQVEGIGEVIGDIVNRFIIFLILLACLKLLLFFLGLIIKPLLKRIIYAFKLFEHIDRLLGIIASFIEGIIIIYLGLVFIIMPILSGGKEAVENTIFAKKILNLVPTVTNEIEAINNVGIVIDNGINYDSFNSENIYYIALTLNKAYDSGIISQEKLDKMMNNYWQDFNQIENPINLTQKQYDEVIKLLNKLDSTKINVEMILNKIVVSE from the coding sequence ATGGATTTTGCAATAAATTCATTAATTATTGATGTAATAATAGTTTTTATTTTATTAATAATGTTAATTTTAGGGTACATAAAAGGTTTTGTTTATCGGGGCTATGATTTAATGGCAACGATTGTTTCTTTAGTGATTAGTTTATATGCTTCTTCACCGTTAGCTAATATATTTAAAATTTATCAAGTTGAAGGAATAGGGGAAGTTATTGGTGATATAGTAAATCGTTTTATTATCTTTTTGATTTTATTAGCATGTTTAAAATTGCTGCTTTTTTTTCTTGGTTTAATTATTAAACCACTTTTAAAAAGGATTATTTATGCATTTAAATTATTTGAGCATATTGATCGTTTGCTTGGAATAATTGCTAGTTTTATTGAGGGAATAATTATTATTTATTTAGGATTAGTTTTTATTATTATGCCAATATTGTCTGGAGGTAAGGAAGCCGTTGAAAATACTATTTTTGCTAAAAAAATTTTGAATTTAGTACCGACTGTTACTAATGAAATAGAAGCGATTAATAATGTTGGTATAGTTATTGATAATGGAATCAATTATGATAGCTTTAATAGTGAAAACATTTATTATATTGCACTTACTTTAAATAAAGCATATGATAGTGGTATTATTAGTCAAGAAAAATTAGATAAAATGATGAATAATTATTGGCAAGACTTTAATCAAATTGAAAATCCTATTAATTTAACTCAAAAACAATATGATGAAGTAATCAAATTATTAAATAAGTTAGATAGTACGAAAATAAATGTAGAGATGATATTAAATAAAATAGTAGTGAGTGAGTAA
- the rnhC gene encoding ribonuclease HIII, whose translation MNMNVAKLNNSKRMNFINMHAYDKLVAFSDSKTANSSSKDPNNYQKISHIGCDETGSADFFGPLCVVACYVDERDIDWLVSLNIRDPKEMDVHELVRIAREIKDRLIYSLLLLDNSHYNAMVKAGNNLANIKAKLYNQAVTNVMQKVGMPVKNKLINQFVSPKTYYNYLKHEVIVVKDLTFVQKGEEQYLAIVCSMILSKYAYLQYFTNMSRSLKMNLPHGNSTSVDAIAVEIAKKYGPKMLNKVTKTNMTNYKRIKNLIG comes from the coding sequence ATGAACATGAATGTAGCAAAACTCAATAATTCTAAAAGAATGAACTTTATTAATATGCATGCTTACGATAAACTTGTGGCTTTTAGCGACTCTAAAACAGCAAACAGCTCTTCTAAAGACCCTAATAATTATCAAAAGATTAGCCATATTGGTTGTGATGAAACTGGGTCAGCTGATTTCTTCGGCCCACTTTGCGTTGTTGCTTGTTATGTAGATGAACGTGACATAGATTGGTTAGTTAGTCTAAATATCCGTGATCCAAAAGAAATGGATGTACACGAATTAGTTCGTATTGCTAGAGAGATAAAAGACCGGTTAATTTATAGTTTATTGCTCCTTGATAATTCGCATTATAATGCAATGGTAAAAGCAGGGAATAATTTAGCTAATATTAAAGCAAAATTATATAATCAGGCTGTTACTAATGTCATGCAAAAAGTAGGTATGCCAGTTAAAAACAAATTAATTAATCAATTTGTTTCCCCAAAAACGTATTATAATTATTTAAAACATGAAGTAATTGTTGTAAAAGACTTGACCTTTGTTCAAAAAGGAGAAGAACAGTATTTAGCCATAGTTTGCTCAATGATATTGTCAAAATATGCATATTTGCAATATTTCACTAATATGTCACGTAGTTTAAAAATGAATCTACCTCATGGTAATAGCACTAGTGTTGATGCTATTGCAGTTGAAATTGCAAAAAAATACGGTCCTAAGATGTTAAACAAAGTTACAAAAACTAATATGACTAATTACAAACGCATTAAAAATTTAATTGGATAA
- a CDS encoding ATP-binding cassette domain-containing protein — protein MELIIEHLQKSFEKKEVLKDISFTFKPGKIYGLLGRNGAGKTTLFNCLNQDITIDKGIVLLQENNQQRALEIEDIGYVLSTPTVPEFLTAREFLKFFLEINEKQITDLKSIDEYFDYINIKKEDRDRLLKDFSHGMKNKMQMLINIILKPNVLLLDEPLTSLDVVVAEEMKNVLRHLKEDRILILSTHIMELALDLCDEIVILNHGKLQEVSKDQLDNDEFKDKILAMLREEDYA, from the coding sequence ATGGAACTAATTATTGAACATTTACAAAAAAGTTTTGAAAAAAAAGAAGTACTAAAAGACATTAGTTTTACGTTTAAACCGGGGAAAATATATGGTCTATTAGGGCGAAATGGAGCGGGAAAGACAACATTATTTAACTGTCTTAATCAAGATATAACAATAGATAAAGGTATTGTATTATTACAAGAAAATAATCAACAACGTGCTCTTGAAATTGAAGATATTGGATATGTACTTTCAACTCCTACTGTTCCTGAGTTTTTAACAGCACGTGAGTTTTTAAAATTCTTTTTAGAAATTAATGAAAAACAAATTACTGATTTAAAAAGTATTGATGAGTATTTTGATTATATTAATATAAAAAAAGAAGATCGTGATCGTTTGTTGAAAGATTTTTCTCATGGAATGAAAAATAAAATGCAAATGCTGATAAATATTATTTTAAAACCTAATGTTTTACTTTTAGATGAACCATTAACTTCATTAGACGTTGTAGTTGCTGAAGAAATGAAAAATGTTTTACGTCATTTAAAAGAAGATCGTATTTTAATTTTATCTACACATATTATGGAGTTAGCATTGGATTTATGTGATGAAATTGTTATTTTGAATCATGGTAAACTACAGGAAGTATCAAAAGATCAATTAGATAATGATGAATTTAAAGATAAGATCTTAGCGATGCTAAGGGAGGAAGATTATGCTTAA
- a CDS encoding DUF2812 domain-containing protein yields the protein MRKKCYRFFGGLLIVQANWLNKMSEKGYRLVQTGKMLYEFEECKPNQVKYCVEFIGHKTKDDAKDYYDFLEDMGYKVFYKNINLNYSIGKVRWRPWAEKGGRIATNNSTFNRELLIVEKKNDGKPFELHTSFEDKENYYRNLRNPWLLILLMFVIFTVMDRSLVFGVFALISLFPVIIYQMEIMKVRYEAKTKEW from the coding sequence ATGAGAAAAAAATGTTATCGCTTTTTTGGAGGGCTGTTGATTGTGCAAGCAAATTGGTTAAATAAAATGTCTGAAAAAGGTTATCGTCTTGTTCAAACAGGGAAAATGTTATATGAATTTGAAGAATGCAAACCAAATCAAGTAAAATATTGCGTGGAGTTTATTGGTCATAAAACAAAAGATGATGCAAAAGATTATTATGATTTTTTAGAAGATATGGGTTATAAGGTATTTTATAAAAATATTAATCTTAATTATTCAATTGGAAAAGTACGCTGGCGCCCATGGGCTGAAAAAGGTGGGCGAATTGCAACCAATAATAGTACTTTTAATCGAGAATTGCTAATTGTAGAAAAGAAGAATGATGGAAAGCCATTTGAACTTCATACTTCTTTTGAGGATAAAGAAAACTACTATCGTAATTTACGTAATCCATGGCTCTTAATTCTACTTATGTTTGTCATATTTACTGTTATGGATCGTTCTTTAGTTTTTGGTGTATTTGCTTTAATTTCTTTATTTCCTGTTATTATATATCAAATGGAAATAATGAAAGTAAGATATGAAGCAAAGACAAAAGAATGGTAA
- a CDS encoding PadR family transcriptional regulator — MRDNVNGGALTEVTFYILLSLYTPKHGYAVMQFIEEKTTGRLLLGAGTLYGALNSLKKKGWIMPYGDSEDRRKEYIITTLGKEIVKKELIRLDQLVSVANEIVGGAI; from the coding sequence ATGCGGGATAATGTAAATGGTGGTGCGCTTACAGAAGTTACATTTTATATCTTACTTTCTCTTTATACACCTAAACATGGATATGCTGTTATGCAATTTATTGAAGAAAAAACAACAGGACGACTTTTATTAGGTGCAGGGACTTTGTATGGTGCATTGAATTCATTGAAGAAAAAAGGCTGGATTATGCCTTATGGAGATAGCGAAGATAGAAGGAAAGAATATATCATTACCACGCTTGGAAAAGAAATAGTAAAAAAAGAGCTTATAAGACTAGATCAACTTGTAAGTGTTGCAAATGAAATTGTTGGAGGGGCAATATGA